The following coding sequences are from one Photobacterium angustum window:
- the glpT gene encoding glycerol-3-phosphate transporter, with the protein MFGIFKPKAHIAPLDNSKVDSTYSRLRWQLFFGIFFGYAGYYLVRKNFSLAMPYLIDEGFSRGELGVALAAVSIAYGLSKFLMGNVSDRSNPRYFLTAGLVMSSLVMLCFGFMPWATGSVAAMFILLFLNGWFQGMGWPACGRTMVHWWSRKERGEIVSVWNVAHNVGGGLIGPMFILGLWAFNDDWRTAFYVPALFALLVAFFVWLTVRDTPQSCGLPPIEEYKDDYPEGYDKSFETEMTAKEIFFKYIFNNKLLWSIAIANAFVYLIRYGVLDWAPVYLKEAKGFSVDKTSWAYFLYEWAGIPGTLLCGWISDKLFKGRRAPAGILFMVLVTLAVLVYWFNPAGNPTIDMLALIAIGFLIYGPVMLIGLYALELAPKKAAGTAAGLTGLFGYLGGAVAANAVLGYTVDLYGWDGGFIILVGSCVTSIVCFVYALLGERALHERKAKEKAALAQ; encoded by the coding sequence ATGTTTGGGATATTCAAACCGAAGGCGCATATCGCACCTTTAGATAATAGTAAGGTCGATAGCACCTATTCTCGCCTGCGATGGCAGTTATTTTTCGGTATTTTCTTCGGCTATGCAGGTTATTACCTCGTCCGTAAGAACTTTAGTTTGGCAATGCCATATTTAATTGATGAAGGCTTCAGCCGCGGAGAGCTTGGTGTTGCTTTGGCTGCGGTGTCTATTGCTTATGGTTTATCGAAGTTCTTAATGGGGAATGTGTCAGACCGTTCTAACCCAAGATACTTTTTAACAGCTGGACTGGTTATGTCCTCGTTGGTCATGCTCTGCTTTGGCTTTATGCCATGGGCGACGGGTAGTGTGGCTGCCATGTTCATCTTATTATTTCTAAATGGTTGGTTCCAAGGAATGGGCTGGCCTGCGTGTGGACGTACCATGGTGCATTGGTGGTCTCGTAAAGAACGCGGCGAAATAGTGTCGGTGTGGAACGTTGCTCACAACGTGGGTGGCGGCTTAATTGGCCCTATGTTTATTCTTGGCCTTTGGGCATTTAATGACGACTGGCGTACAGCTTTTTATGTGCCCGCCCTTTTTGCTTTGCTAGTCGCATTTTTTGTTTGGTTAACCGTGCGTGATACGCCTCAGTCATGTGGTTTACCACCAATCGAAGAATATAAAGATGATTACCCTGAAGGTTACGATAAGTCGTTTGAAACGGAAATGACGGCGAAAGAAATCTTCTTTAAGTATATCTTTAATAACAAGTTACTTTGGTCTATTGCGATTGCTAATGCCTTTGTTTATCTGATCCGCTACGGGGTGTTAGATTGGGCGCCAGTATATCTAAAAGAAGCGAAAGGTTTTTCTGTCGATAAAACATCATGGGCTTACTTCTTGTATGAGTGGGCAGGTATTCCTGGCACCTTATTGTGTGGTTGGATTTCCGATAAGTTATTTAAAGGGCGTCGTGCACCTGCCGGTATTTTGTTTATGGTGTTGGTAACGCTGGCGGTATTGGTTTACTGGTTTAACCCAGCAGGTAACCCAACCATTGATATGCTAGCGCTTATTGCTATCGGCTTCTTAATTTATGGTCCTGTTATGTTAATTGGTTTGTATGCGCTTGAGCTTGCACCGAAGAAAGCAGCAGGTACTGCGGCAGGTTTAACAGGTCTATTTGGTTACCTTGGTGGTGCGGTTGCGGCAAATGCTGTACTTGGCTATACCGTTGATCTTTATGGTTGGGATGGCGGCTTTATTATTCTGGTTGGTTCTTGTGTGACATCTATTGTGTGCTTTGTTTATGCACTGCTAGGTGAGCGAGCACTTCATGAACGTAAAGCAAAAGAAAAAGCAGCATTAGCACAATAA